In one Actinomycetota bacterium genomic region, the following are encoded:
- a CDS encoding xanthine dehydrogenase family protein molybdopterin-binding subunit — translation MAITSDRATPRREDPPLVTGAAFYSDDLAPPGALHAVFVRAPLAHGRILSIDPAPAAAMPGVAGVYTAADLDLPPMPAGDAPDAMARPVLATGTVRFLGEAVAVVVAATRAQALDAAEAVEVDYDPLPVVIDPLAALADDAPRLFGEGGNLAKERRWPEPSRALEGAEVVVRGRFVNQRLAAAPLEPNGAVAVPEPDGGGLLLYSPCQAPFWVRDDVADVLGLAPERVRVVVPAVGGAFGARIVTYPEQVALAALALRLGRPVRYVESRSETMLAMTHGRAQVQEVELAATREGRITGLRARLVADGGAYPGEATNMPSSTRYMASGVYRIARVEVAWQCAATNTTPVAAYRGAGRPEATAMVERAVDLLAARLRIDPAELRRRNLIPARAFPYTTATRARYDSGDYEGALDRVLEAAGYGELRAEQARRRERGDVGQLGIGLAVYVEVTGFGSEYGEVEVGPDGRVTARTGVSPHGQGHETAFAQLVAATLGVAADQVTVVHSDTAALPRGDGTMGSRSLQVGGSAVAEAAGQVLEQARELAAHLLEAPAEDVAVFAGEGIGVAGAPSTALTWAELATAAADPARRPPGMDEGLAAVVDFKMERSTFPFGAHLAVCEVDTETGLARLARHLAVDDSGRILNAMLAEGQVHGGIAQGVAQALFEEVRYDEDGNCLNGNLASYAMPSAADLPSFETQRTQTPTPLNPLGAKGIGESGTIGATPAVQNAVIDAVAHLGVTHIDMPLTPERVWRAICAARGEP, via the coding sequence ATGGCGATCACCAGCGACCGGGCGACGCCCCGGCGCGAGGACCCGCCCCTGGTCACCGGGGCGGCATTCTACAGCGACGACCTGGCCCCGCCGGGGGCGCTGCACGCCGTGTTCGTCCGGGCGCCGCTGGCCCACGGCCGGATCCTGTCCATCGACCCGGCCCCGGCGGCCGCCATGCCCGGGGTGGCCGGGGTGTACACCGCCGCCGACCTGGATCTGCCGCCGATGCCGGCCGGGGACGCGCCCGACGCCATGGCCCGCCCGGTGCTGGCCACCGGCACGGTCCGCTTCCTGGGCGAGGCGGTGGCGGTGGTGGTGGCCGCCACCAGGGCCCAGGCGCTGGACGCGGCCGAGGCCGTCGAGGTCGACTACGACCCGCTGCCGGTGGTCATCGACCCGCTGGCCGCGCTGGCCGACGACGCCCCGCGGCTGTTCGGCGAGGGCGGGAACCTGGCCAAGGAGCGCCGCTGGCCGGAGCCGTCCCGGGCCCTGGAGGGGGCCGAGGTGGTGGTCCGGGGCCGGTTCGTCAACCAGCGGCTGGCCGCGGCCCCCCTGGAACCCAACGGCGCCGTGGCCGTCCCCGAGCCCGACGGCGGCGGCCTCCTGCTCTACTCGCCCTGCCAGGCGCCGTTCTGGGTGCGCGACGACGTCGCCGACGTGCTGGGCCTGGCCCCCGAGCGGGTCCGGGTGGTCGTGCCGGCGGTGGGCGGGGCCTTCGGGGCCAGGATCGTCACCTATCCCGAGCAGGTCGCGCTGGCCGCCCTGGCCCTGCGGCTGGGCCGCCCGGTCCGCTACGTCGAGAGCCGCTCGGAGACGATGCTGGCCATGACCCACGGCCGGGCCCAGGTCCAGGAGGTCGAGCTGGCCGCGACCCGGGAGGGGCGCATCACCGGCCTGCGGGCCCGGCTGGTGGCCGACGGCGGCGCCTACCCGGGCGAGGCCACCAACATGCCGTCCTCGACCCGCTACATGGCCTCGGGCGTGTACCGGATCGCCCGGGTCGAGGTGGCCTGGCAGTGCGCGGCCACCAACACCACCCCGGTGGCCGCCTACCGGGGCGCCGGCCGGCCCGAGGCCACGGCCATGGTCGAGCGGGCCGTCGACCTGCTGGCGGCGCGGCTGCGCATCGACCCGGCCGAGCTGCGGCGGCGCAACCTGATCCCGGCCCGGGCGTTCCCGTACACCACGGCCACCAGGGCCCGCTACGACTCGGGCGACTACGAGGGCGCCCTCGACCGGGTCCTGGAGGCGGCCGGGTACGGCGAGCTCCGGGCCGAGCAGGCCAGGCGGCGCGAGCGCGGCGACGTCGGCCAGCTCGGCATTGGCCTGGCCGTGTACGTCGAGGTGACCGGGTTCGGCTCCGAGTACGGCGAGGTCGAGGTCGGGCCCGACGGGCGGGTCACGGCCAGGACGGGCGTCTCCCCGCACGGCCAGGGCCACGAAACCGCCTTCGCCCAGCTGGTCGCGGCCACCCTGGGGGTCGCCGCCGACCAGGTCACCGTGGTCCATTCCGACACCGCCGCGCTGCCCCGGGGCGACGGCACCATGGGCTCGCGCTCCCTCCAGGTCGGCGGCAGCGCCGTGGCCGAGGCGGCCGGCCAGGTCCTGGAGCAGGCCCGGGAGCTGGCCGCCCACCTGCTGGAGGCGCCGGCCGAGGACGTGGCCGTGTTCGCCGGCGAGGGCATCGGGGTCGCGGGCGCCCCGTCGACGGCGCTGACCTGGGCCGAGCTGGCCACGGCGGCCGCCGACCCGGCCCGCCGGCCGCCCGGCATGGACGAGGGCCTGGCCGCGGTCGTCGACTTCAAGATGGAGCGCAGCACCTTCCCGTTCGGCGCCCACCTGGCCGTCTGCGAGGTCGACACCGAGACCGGCCTGGCCCGGCTGGCGCGCCATCTGGCCGTCGACGACTCCGGCCGGATCCTCAACGCCATGCTGGCCGAGGGGCAGGTGCACGGCGGGATCGCCCAGGGGGTCGCCCAGGCCCTGTTCGAGGAGGTCCGCTACGACGAGGACGGCAACTGCCTGAACGGCAACCTGGCCAGCTACGCCATGCCGAGCGCGGCCGACCTGCCCTCGTTCGAGACCCAGCGCACCCAGACCCCGACCCCGCTCAACCCGTTGGGCGCCAAGGGGATCGGCGAGTCGGGAACGATCGGCGCCACCCCGGCCGTCCAGAACGCGGTGATCGACGCCGTCGCCCACCTGGGCGTGACCCACATCGACATGCCGCTCACGCCCGAACGGGTCTGGCGGGCGATCTGCGCCGCCCGGGGTGAGCCTTAG